CGCGACATGCGAATTCGATGTTCTCGGCGGATGATATGTCTTGTGCTTGTTGTTTGAAGGGGGCTCTTGGCTTGTTGAGCATCCCCTCAGCACTGGTGTTCTCAGCTGGGATTCTCCTGAAGGAGAGCAGAGTGACAAACTTCAATTACAAGCAGGTCAGCCTCAGACAGCACACTCCACTTTTTGTTGGGTTGAATTGCTGAATGCAGTCTTTGCACACTAAGGCCTCTGCTGAATCAGGTTCATAAGAAGTTCTACAAAGCAATTCGGTCAACGGGGACAACACTGAAGTGCCCTGAAGTCTGGCGGCCGTGTTTGTACATATATGTTTCGCTCAATCTAAGCCTGGACATCCAAGGAGGGATGTTCTACTGGTACACAGATCGATTAAATGGACCAGGATTTTCTGAGGTGTGCACATACCCTAGATATCATCGTCACAGACTAGGAGTCTGAAAAAGAATAGCATGATACTAATGGTTAAATCTCTATAAGCAGGTGGTGTTTCAGTTAGAAGCCAATCTGGTTATCTGGCCAGAACTCTCTGGCTGGAAGACAACCAGATACCACTTTGATGCAACCTAATTGATTTATGTAGCTTCCATAAGTAGATGAACATGGTATTTGTGTACTATCTTAATATAGCTAAAGCAATGTACGTTCAAATCCGACTAATAAGCTTCTGAAGATGATCTGCCAATCTGCTCAAATGTTCCAAAATAGCAGTCTCAATCAGATCCTAACCCTTTAtcgtgtactccctctgttccaaaatacttgacttccatttgttcaaaaatggatgtacctatatactaaaacatgtctagatacatctatattttgacaaatggaaggcatgtattgtggaacggagggagtaatagtatATGGTAAAAATGTGCATGGATGTGCTATATTGGTTACATTGAGATTTACGATACTCATTTGTTGCCGAAGAAACTTACGGAACATTTTCATTGTGACAGGAATTTATTGGTGTGATCTATGCAGTCGGTGCAGTGGGTTCACTACTCGGGGTTGTCCTATACCAAAGTGCTCTAAAGGACTATGATTTCCGCAGCATGCTTTTATGGGGTCAGGTGCTGTCAAGCCTGACAGGGATGCTTGATCTAGCGCTGGTGACCCGACTAAACACGAAGGTCGGCATACCAGACTACGTTTTCGCGGTGATCGACTGCGGCGTTTCTGTAATGGTCGGCAAGCTTCAGTGGATGCCGGTTCTCGTGCTTTGCTCCAAGCTTTGTCCTCCGGGCATCGAAGGAACCTTCTATGCCCTGCTCATGTCGATACAAAATGTGGGGCTGCTTATGTCTGCCTGGTGGGGTGGCCTGCTGCTGCACACGCTGAATGTGACTCGATCGGAGTTCACTAACCTTTGGGCAGTTGTATTGATCAGAAACGTCTCGAGGCTACTTCCGCTGATGCTACTGTTTCTTGTTCCTCAAAGCGACCAGAACTCGACGCTCCTTCCTGCGGAGATGCTCCATGATGACGAATCTACAGAAGCTGTCAAGGATGGATCAGGCAGTGTTGAGTTTTCCGTCCTTGTTGCGGATGGTTCAGGTTGTCATCCTTCCGTTGAGGATGTTCAAGATGAGAGAATCAAAGTGACTGATGATGTAGGAGGGGATGTAGAGTTGATCCCACTGATGAACACGAACAGAACAGTTGGGTGATCATCTTTTTCGTAAGAGGGTTGATTCATGATTCATTTACGCCCCGACCATCTGATTATACGCTTCGGTAGCTGTTGCTAGGAATGTACACAATTTCTTACcgcctgtttatctgtattttgtATAGGTAAAAGCAGCTGAGTAGCAAGTGAAGCATacattttcttctttctttcttttttgcgagattcttcttctttcttttcttaatGTAAAACAAGATAGAATAATACAAATATCAGTCCATTCAATTATTGTATTGAGCAGTTTTTTTTTTCCTATCCATTGTTTCTTTCCTGCTCTCTTCAGTTGAGTTAAAACAGTAACTTCATCTCCTTCTCTATCACAGAACCATCCCTGGTTAGCATATTCTTTTCCTGTAACTTTCACCAAGGTTGTGGTTGAAAGTTTGGCGTTTTGAGAATATTGTTCTTTGTAGGTGTGAAGTGCTAGTATTTCAGTACACGTGGTGCTCTACAGGTAGACGTGGTGCCTGTGCATTTACCAACCCTGTATATCACAGGCACTGGCAGAATTTGGTGGTGAAAACCGTCTCCTCTTTACCTCATTTTTGGATGGCAGAGTTGACGGTAAAAAAACGAAGTACAGATCTAGCGTATGTTATGTGGAAGAATTGACTTTGCATAAGAGCTTCTATCTTGACACATAAGTTCATTTCCCAAGCTCATTGAATAACTGAAATTTGAATGAGGACCGAGTGTTGCCAAATTTGAAGACAAAGTGATCGATTTATTATCATAGTAATTGCTCATCCATTCATGGTCAGACACACACAGGCAGAAGCCTTtcatttatactccctccgttcctaaatacttgtctttctagacatttcaaatgaatatcacatacggatgtatgtagacatattttagagtttagattcactcattttactccgtatgtagtcacttgttgaaatgcctagaaagacaagtatttaggaacggagggagtactacggtGTGTCGGTGTCGCATCAGAAATGGCAGATAGCCAAGCAAATCGATCATCTTCTCTTACAATTAGCACATGAACCCTAGGTCTCTCACACCATCTGAAACTACAGACAACAGACATACCACCTTGTACACTTGCTTTTGTTAATCAGAACCAGCGGCTGGCTACTGCCGTGCCTGGTTCTTGAGGTGCTGGAACATCTTCTGTTTTATCCACTGCCTGTCATACGGCAAAAAAGCTTGGAGTTGATGATCATACCTGCAGGGGCAGGCCACATCATGGTTAGTCGTTTTGCTTTTGTGATTCAATGCTTTGAAAGTTTAACGTGAAGTTGTACTCACACTAGCGCGCTGATGTCCGCTAGGCCATCGATGAAATTGTAGAGGTCGGTGATGTCATAAGTGAAGTTCCTGGCCATCGGGTTGATATCCATGATTTTCTTTTCATAACGGGCACAGATACCTGTCGTTTACAAAAGAGCCCTGTTAACCATATTAAGATCTACAAAGACAGTGGCTGAAGAAATGAACAAATACGCGGGACTTGCTTCAATCAAAGAAAAGCATCTGGTTGTCCATATGGAGATCTACAATGACGGTAGCTAAAGAAATGAACGTAAATAAGTGCAGTTGCAGTGCAGATACGGTTTTGCTGTACCTACTGCATTCCAGGAACCCACCAGTTTGTGTGGTGCTTAGTTCATGGGTGATCCGGGGAGGAATCCTAGCTGGAGGTAATGATGATCTTTTTGAAGTAGGTAACATTTCAAAGCGGAGATATTTCCTTAGCATGTAACTATTCCAAAGGGACCTGAGGCCGCGCTTGGTATTGGTGTAATTTAATACGGAAGTACTAAATTTATAAGTGTATCTTACCGGACACAAGTGTTTTCCGGCTGGAAACAAAACCGGTGGGAGCAGACGTGTATTTTTTACAGGTGTATTTAAAAGAAAAACGGTAATCCAAACAGGGCCTGAAGAAAATGGGAGCTAATTGTGGTGTATGGTCCTGCTGATCAGTTTGTAGAGGGGCTTGAAAATAAATCAGAGGTTCCAATGTGCTCATTGTTATTGGGGTGAGGAGGGGGTTCAATCTTATTAGGGGGGCGCATGAAAAAACTCGGATAATATCAATCAGATATTGATTGATCTGTTTAACTCTTCTATTGCTAATTTGAATCTGATAGTTATCTAGGGGAGAAGCTAGATTTACTTGGACTAACAAGCAATTAGATTATGTTAGATGTGTGTTGAATAGAGTGCTGATATCTTGTGATTAGGAGCCATGTTTACCCTTTGTAACTTGCAAGCTGTGACCAGAATTGGTTCCCTTTACCTCTATCCTCTGAGTTAGATGGTCACAAAATGTTCTTTGAAAAACAATGGCTACCAGAGGAGGGATTTAAAGATCGAGTTATTTATAAATGGGGAGAATTCCTAAATCTGGCAACATAGGAGGTGTAATGCGTTGGGTGACTGGAACTTCTGTTCTATTGAGCTTAGAAAAGTTCTGACGGATTGGAAGCTAATTTTGGGAGAGAAGTAAGAGTTAGGAAAGATAGTGTTCTTGATAGTTCTGGGCACTGCTGGGGAATGGCAGCTTGCAACAGGAGTTGATCGGTATTTATAAAGCAGAAGAAGCTTATTGGCagcagagggggagagggaaatggaTTGTTCAACTCAGGGTGACTGTAAGACAGCTTACTTTCATGCGGTGGCTAACGAAAGGAGAAGAAAGTGTTCTATCTTTTCTTTAATTCATTGATGGGGAAAAGGTGATTAGTGCTAAACAGGAGCTCTCTGAGCATATCTGACTTCTACAAGAGACAGTTTGGGGCTGAACCTAGAGGCAGCATGTCATTGGCTGCCGATGCATGGGGAGAAAATAtgagagtggctgagtttttacgttggctcgccaagcctatcacaaccctcctcctttacggggcttgggaccggctatgttgagacaacataggcggactCACACTTTCCCAAAAtgatgatgatgtccagaaggcgattaaagagaagaaagattgtttCAGACACCTATACCTGAATAGGAGtgtagacaacatagagaagtacaaagATGGTGAAggaggccgcaaagcgagctgtcagTGAAGCACGGgagtcgggcatatgaggacctctaccaacagttaggcacgaaggaaggcgaaagggacgtctataagatggccaagatccgagagaggaaaacgagcgatattggccaagtcaaatgcatcaaggacggagcagaccaactcctggtgaaggacgaggagattaagcatagatggcgggagtacttcgacaagttgttcaatggggagaatgagagttctaccattgaactggataactcctttgatgagaccagtaTGCGTTTTGTGTGGcaaatccaggagtctgaggtcaaagaggctttaaaaaggatgaaaggaggcaaggcgatgggccctaattgtatccccattgaggtgtggaaaggcctcgggggcatagcgatagtatggctaaccaagcttttcaacctcatttttcgggcaaacaagatgccagaagaatggagacggggtatattagtaccaatcttcaagaacaaggggggtgttcggagttgtactaattaccgtggaattaagctgatgagccatacaatgaagctatgggagagagtcattgagcaccgcttaagaagaatgacaagagaGACCAacaatcagtttggtttcatgcctgggaggtcaaccatggaagccactttcttggtacgacaacttatggagagatatagggagcaaaagaaggactagcatatggtgttcattgacttggagaaggcctatgataagataccacagaatgtcatgtggtgggccttggagaaacacaaagtcccagcaaagtacattaccctcatcaaggacatgtacgataatgttgtgacaagtgttcgaacaagtgatggaccgcatcaggggtcagctttgagcccttatctttttgccttggtgatggatgaggtcacaagggatatagaaggagatatcccatggtgtatgctctttgcggatgatgtggtgctagttgacgatagtcggacgggggtaaataggaagttagagttatggagacaaaccttggaattagaagggtttaggcttagtagaactaaaaccgagaaCATGATGTGCGGTtccagtactactaggtgtgaggaggaggaggttagccttgatgggcagatGGTGCCTCAGAAGGACGCCTTTCGATATTtagggtcaatgctgcaggaggatgggagtaattgatgaagatgtgaaccatggaatcaaagccagatggatgaagtggcgccaagcttctggcattctctgtgacaagagtgcCGCAAAGGCTAAAAGGCAAGTTCTGCAGGACggtggttcgacccgcaatgttgtatggcgctgagtgttggccgaataaaaggcgacatgttcaacaattaggtgtggcagagatgcgtatgttgagatggatgtgtggccacacgaggaaggatcatGTCCGGAaggatgatatacgagatagagttggggtagcaccaattgaagagaagcttgtccaacatcgtctgagatggtttgggcatgtctgagatggtttgggcatattcagcacaggccaccagaagctccagtgcatagcggacggctaaagcgtgcggagaatgtcaagagaggtcggggtagaccgaatttgacatggaaggaatccgttaagagagacctgaaggattggagtatcaccaaagaactagctatggacaggggtgcgtggaggcttgctatccatgtgccagagccatgagttggtcgcaagatcttatgggtttcacctctagcctaccccaacttattTCCAAACATGGGAACTACAATCATGTGAGAAATGGGGAGAGAACTTCCTTTTGGAATGATCTGTGGTTAGAAAATGACCCCTACTGCAAACATTTTCCAGCTCTTTTCAGCAAATGATGTGACCCAGATCTCAAGGTATCTAAAGCTCAAGCCTCAGGGGAATAGTTTGCCCCCTTTAGGACTAACTTGGATGAGGTGAACTCAAATCTATGGCTTACTTTGTTAGCTGAGATTGCTGGTACTGATTTCAGAGGAGAGGATGAGGTTAGCTGGCGTCTTACACAAAAAGGAGTTTTGGGGAGTTAAACTTCCTATGAAAAGGGGTAcattaatttgcacaaaattattcaactagttctatgcACAAAAGCTTGTCCTGCAGGAAAAGGGGTACATTAATTTCAAAAGGAGTTTTGGGGAAGTTAAAACTTCCTACGAAAATCTCATGCGGAAACTCTTTGTTGGATAAACTTCCTTCAAGGATCCAATTGCAAAAAAGGAGATGCCCAGGAAATGGGATGTGCGCGCTTTTGGAGCACCTGCGGACGCAGACCACATGTTTTTACAGTGCATTACTGCGGGTTTGTCTGGAGTTGTTTGAAAGAGATGTTTAACTGGTGGTGGCCTAGTAATAGAGGAGAGCTTATTAGCTTCACTGAGGGGGAGGGGATAGTTTTAGGATTATCTGGATCGTTCTTCCTGTCCAATTTTGGGCGCTCTGGAAAATGAGAAATAAGATTATCTTTGAGAAGAAGTCTACTATTCATCCTTCTGACTACTTGTTTGTTTCGATAATTCACCTGCAGAAGTGGATGCCTCTGTGGAAGGGGAGGACACAGGAGGAGATCAAGAAGACAGGGTTGTGTATTCAGGCACAGATTACCAAGCTGAAGCAGGAATCGACACCTCACCAGGACCCAAGCGGCATGATAGATGTGATCTGAAGTGGTTTTTGTTTCCTGATGTGTTGGTTCTTGGGTTTTCAGGCCCTGTTCTAGTGCTTCTGCTAGTGTGTTTGTCTCTGTAAGCTGGTAACCCCAGCCCTTTACCTTTCTGTTGGATTGTAAGATTTTGAACCTTTGGTCTTCTATAGACCGGGCATCATAATTGAGATGTCTTTTGTCTAAAAAAAACTGCCATCCAGGTCACTGCATGCACGAATAGCCGAATAGGTACACAACCCCACAATTATCTAAAAGGACCAGCAAAATCCTGTGATTTGCTGTTATGTGACTCCCAAACCATGTGATAATTTACATACATCAGTGGTCATTTCAACTGTTGTTGAACATTTTGAACACTGAGATCTTGTCTCATTAAACATTTAAGCATACTAATGATCTGTCTCGCCTAAACATTACACAGATATCACTTCAGTTTTCTGAAACATTTGGCACAGTGCACACTGTAAGAAGCCAACCACGAAGGTTACTGGTACCAAAAAATTAAGACAGTAAACAACATTAGAAATTGAATTCCTGAACGTTCAGTCCAAGTTCTACTAAACGATGATGGCTGATGACTACTTCTATAGAGTTGAAGCAAGGAATAGATGAACTAATGAGACATATGCAAAACAGTAGCATATCTTTAGAATCCCATGATAACCTCATAGTCAACAACACATGCACAATCAGACAGCAAAGTAAAATTTATTCATATAACTGCATTAATAATTCAAGAGCTGAGCATGAGAGAAAACACTGACCATCCAGTGCTTGGTTGAGTGAACTGAAGTCCATAAAAGTTCTGGACGCTTTGTTTGGAGATGGTTGCACGAGAACAATGGTGTGCCTTCCAGCCTGTGATAATGTCACAAATAAGATCTTTTATTTTCTAGTATAAAGGGAGATTGTATTGACTCAAAATGCCGCATCAAGGCAATAAAAGCGGAAAGAGTTGACAGCTGGCCTCTGCATAGCTAAGTGCACACAGCCCATAAGTAAGATCTGGGGTGTGCTAAACTTTGCATAAAGAAATGCTGGTAAGCAAGTTGGTTTTGAAACGGCATAAGCATAATTATTGTCCAGGCACCCAGAACACCTGTGAACCAATGTACTTCAACAAAGGGTTTACAGACCAAATATCATGGCAGGTACCACTTTATTGTTTATTTTCCACCAGTTCTCAGATAGAAATTATTTCCAGTTGAAAGAAAGAGTGAGCCCTAAAGAGCACTGTTAATTGCttccaagtactccctccgtcccaaattcttgtcttagatttgtctagatacggatgtatctagtgaCATTTTAGTGttatatacatccgtatctagacaaatccaagacaagaattttgggacggagggagtaacatataaGCGCCTTTGGGCCTTgcgaccagcaaagccacccagagtCTTCCTAATCGAATTGAACAAAATTTGCCAAGCGCCACAGCGAGCACACTCAGATAGTCAGGTTCAACCAGGTCACAGGACATCAGAACACTAGATAACCATCCAGCAAGGTATCATACACTCCAAACATAGATGAGATGAATCGAAGTTCCTACGAAAGCAATCAAGCCGCGATTGGCATCTCACATGCAAATCCAAGCTACTCAGAGCATATATACAGAAGACACTTCGGGATCGATGCGCCCTAAACAGGGGTCTACAGACTGAACACCATGCACAAGTGACATGTCCCCCAAAGGCAGTTTCACTTCCAGGATCAATCAATTTCACATCAAGATTTGCAGCGACATTGGAAAGAGTAAGCACCATCGATTGCTTCTAAAAAATGAGAGAAACGAGCCATTGGACTCTGCCCAATGGCAAAACCACCACGGGTCCTTCGAGCCAGGGAAATTAGTTAACCCCGCCAAAGGCAGGAGGAAATGGGGAACAAAATTCCCCACAACAGCCAGCGAGCCGCGACGCGAGGCAAAGCATCAACAGAGGAAGCGGGAATAATGTAGCTGTAGGGTTAGATCGCCGTACCATACTCTCGGTGCGGAAGCAGAAGCACGGGTCCCCCGCCGCACCCCCGCGCCGGGCCGACGAACCCTAGAGAGACCAGCAGCCGCGCCTTTCCTGTGGGAAACGAGAGAAAGCGAACTGCGTGGGTGGAGCCGAGAAGAAATACTGCT
This region of Triticum aestivum cultivar Chinese Spring chromosome 2D, IWGSC CS RefSeq v2.1, whole genome shotgun sequence genomic DNA includes:
- the LOC123053787 gene encoding probable folate-biopterin transporter 2 — encoded protein: MMDPDAKEGGPLEEAGGAGAESGPCDGSAECGVASPFRWLRRLSRELHWSFVLAVFAVYGACQGVGNAVGVVAASYYSKDVLRLQPSAAQFYQGIVDSPWVVKPIWGLLTDVVPVAGYRRRPYFLLAGVIGATSMLMISLQSNLGLIPAVLALTAQSAGAAIADVTLDALVAQNSITHPPLAADMQSLCGFCSSFGSLIGYSISGLLVHSMGAQGALGLLSIPSALVFSAGILLKESRVTNFNYKQVHKKFYKAIRSTGTTLKCPEVWRPCLYIYVSLNLSLDIQGGMFYWYTDRLNGPGFSEEFIGVIYAVGAVGSLLGVVLYQSALKDYDFRSMLLWGQVLSSLTGMLDLALVTRLNTKVGIPDYVFAVIDCGVSVMVGKLQWMPVLVLCSKLCPPGIEGTFYALLMSIQNVGLLMSAWWGGLLLHTLNVTRSEFTNLWAVVLIRNVSRLLPLMLLFLVPQSDQNSTLLPAEMLHDDESTEAVKDGSGSVEFSVLVADGSGCHPSVEDVQDERIKVTDDVGGDVELIPLMNTNRTVG
- the LOC123053788 gene encoding enhancer of rudimentary homolog, with the protein product MAGRHTIVLVQPSPNKASRTFMDFSSLNQALDGICARYEKKIMDINPMARNFTYDITDLYNFIDGLADISALVYDHQLQAFLPYDRQWIKQKMFQHLKNQARQ